CCGCGAAGCTACCGAAAGTGCTTACAGGCACTTGGGCAAAATAAAATTAGGCGGCAATCCATCATTGTTTTAAAAACTACACTACTACAAATACACCAATGAAAAAACTCTTATTATTAATTACCCTTGCTTTTTCTTTAAACTCGTTTGCACAAAAGGTTGGCAAAATAGCCGACCCGGTGGAATGGATAAACCCTTTAATGGGCACGCAATCTAAATACGACCTAAGTAATGGTAATACCTACCCGGCCATTGCACTGCCCTGGGGAATGAACTTTTGGACACCGCAAACCGGTAAAATGGGCGACGGGTGGCAATACACCTACGATGCTTATAAAATAAACGGCTTTAAACAAACCCACCAGCCATCGCCATGGATGAACGATTACGGGCAGTTTGCCATAATGCCGATAACCGGCAAATTAAAGGTATCGCAATATGGCCGCGCCAGCTGGTTTTCGCACAAGGCTGAGGTGGCTAAACCTTATTATTACAGCGTTTACCTGGCCGACCATGATATTACAACCGAGATTACCCCTACCGAGCGCAGTGCCCAGTTTAGATTCACGTATCCAAAAACAGATAGCTCGTACATTGTAATTGATGCGTTCGATCGCGGATCGTATATTAAGGTAATACCCGGCGAAAAAAAGATAGTGGGTTACTCTACTAAATACGCGCGAGGTCCGTTAAAAAACTTTAAAAACTACTTTGTTATTTATGTAGATAAGCCAATTACCCTGGCCCAGGTTTACAGCGACAGCACTTTAAATGATGGCCTTGAACTATCGGCTAAGCATGCCAGTGCCGTTATTGGTTTTAAAACACAACAAGGCGAGCGTGTACATTTGCGCGTAGCCTCATCTTTCATCAGTATTGAGCAGGCCGAGGTAAGCTTACAGCGCGAGGTAGGCAATGATAGCTTTGATGCCACCGAAACAAAAGCCAAAGCGGTATGGAACAAAACGCTCAGCCGCTTAGCCGTTGAGGGTGGTTCGGTAGATCAGACACGTACATTTTACTCATGCTTATACCGCATGCTGTTTTTTCCAAACAAAATGTACGAGGTAGATGCTAAAGGTAAAATAATGCACTACAGTGCCCAAAACGGACAGATACTGCCGGGCTATAAATTTGCCGGCACAGGATTTTGGGATACCTTTAGGGCCTTATACCCCTTCCTTAACCTGGTTTATCCATCTATAAACAAAGAAATGCAGGAAGGCCTTATAAACGATTATAAAGAAGGCGGCTGGTTGCCCGAGTGGAGCAGCCCCGGCTATTCTGACGTAATGGTGGGTAACAACTCCGCATCCGTAGTGGCCGATGCTTACCTAAAAGGCGGCCGCGGTTATGATATCAATAAGCTTTACGAAGCACTGGTACATGGCGCCAATAACGATGGGCCTGCAGCTACCGGCCGCGATGGTGTGCAATACTATAACGATTTAGGCTACGTACCATACGATGTTAAAATAAACGAGAACGCCGCACGTACGCTGGAGTATGCCTTTGATGATTTTAGCATATATAAATTAGGTAAAGCCTTGGGCAAACCGGCATCAGAAACCGATGTGTATAAAAAACGCAGCATGAACTATAAAAACCTGTTCGACCCATCAACAGGCTGGATGCGTGGTAAAAATAAAGACGGCAAATTTCAAAGTCCTTTTAGTCCGTATAAATGGGGCGATGCCTTTACCGAGGGTAACAGCCTGCACTATACCTGGAGCGTTTTTCATGATATACAGGGTTTAATTGATCTGATGGGCGGCAAACCAAAATTTGTAGCCAAACTGGATTCGATATGGACCTTACCGCCAATATTTGACGATAGCTATTATGGCGAAGTGATACATGAGATTAGAGAAATGCAAATAGCGGGCATGGGCCAGTATGCGCATGGCAACCAGCCTATACAGCACATGATCTATCTGTATAATTACGCCGGCCAGCCATGGAAAACACAACTACATGTGCGCGATGTAATGAACAAATTGTACAAAGCTACACCTGATGGCTATTGCGGCGACGAGGATAACGGCCAAACATCAGCCTGGTATATATTTTCGGCAATGGGTTTTTACCCGGTATGTCCCGGCAGTAACCAGTATGTAATAGGTGCGCCGCTGTTCAGCAAAGTTACCGTAACCCTTGAGAACGGAAAGCAGGTTGTAATTAACGCGCCAAACAATAGCGCCGCAAATAAATACGTTAATACTTTAACAGTAAATGGCAAACCATACGATTATAACTGGTTAAGCCATACCGCGCTGTTGCAGGGTAGCGTGCTTAATTTTAACATGTCGGCACAGCCTAATAAATTACGTGGCACAAAACCGCAGGATGTTCCTTATTCATTATCAACCGAGAAATAGCACACCAATGAGATATATAAAGGCTATTGTATGCCTGTTATTGATTTCGGGCAAATTAGTTGCGCAAACTACACCTGTTGCAAAACCGGCTACAGCGGCTCCGGCTGCTGCTACCGTTGCTGTAGCGCCCGTTGTACAATTAAGCACTTTAAAGCTGGGTGTAGCAGGTTTATCGCATGACCATGTGCACAATATCCTTAACGATTACAAAGAAGGGAAAGTTATTATTGTGGGTATTGCCGAGCCTGATAAGCAACTGCGCGACAGGTATCAAAAACAATATAACCTGCCCGATTCTATCCTGTTTGATGATCTGAAAAAGATGGTAACCGCAAAAAAGCCGCAAGCGGTTTTGGGTTACAACGCGGTTGCCAAACATATTGATATTGTAGAAATTTGCGCCCCTTTAGGTATATCGGTAATGGTAGAAAAACCATTGGCGGCCACCCTTGCACAAGCTAAAAGGATGGAGTTTTTAGCACTTAAATACTACATAAAACTGCTTACCAATTACGAAACCACCTGGTACCCATCATACGAACATGTATACAACGTGGCTGCTAAGGATAGCATAGGCCAGATAAGGAAGATGGTGGTGCACGACGGGCACCAGGGGCCAAAAGAGATAGGCTGCAGTAAAGAGTTTGTTAGCTGGCTAACCGACCCCGACCTGAATGGTGGTGGTGCCATAATGGATTTTGGCTGCTACGGCGCCGATTTGATGACCTGGTTAATGGAAGGGCAAAAGCCAATTGCCGTTACTGCTGTTACCCGGCATTATAAACTACAAACCTACCCTAAGGTAGACGATGACGCAACCATAATTATTGAATACCCAACGGCTACGGGTATTATTGAAGCATCGTGGAACTGGCCATTCTCCATTAAGGATCTGGAAGTTTTTGGTGATGAAGGTTATTTGCATGCTTTGGATAAAGACAACGTTGTGTTCAGGCTTAAAGATAGCTCAACCACCGTTAAAGCGGCACCGCTAACACAACCATCAGATAACCCGTCAACCTACCTGCAAGCTGTTATGCAAAACAGGCTTTTAGGTATTACCGATAGGTCGTCGTTAAAGTATAATATGATAGTAATGGCGATATTAGATGCCGCTAAAAGATCAGTTGCCGAAGGCAAACGCATTGTATTGTAATTACAGCAACAATAATTTATCCGCTAATTAATATATACTATAATTAATCCTATTTTAGCCCTCCTTAAATACATACATCCATCCAAACACAATATGTTAAAACAATTTATTACAGTATTATCCTTTTGCACCCTGGGCATCGTTTCTTGCCAATCAAAACCAGCCGCTAACCAGGAAAAAAAGGGCGATTCGGTTGCTACTACGTCCGATTCGCCTGTTGCTAAATTATCCACCGGACCTATTGATAAGGCAGCTGTAATGGCGCGTAAACAGGTGCCTATTGTTTGCTATCACCAAATACGCGACTGGAAGGCCACCGACTCTAAAAACGCTAAAGATTATATTGTACAAATTGCCGCTTTTAAAGAGCATATAAAAATGCTTGCCGATAGCGGTTACCACACCATACTGCCCGACCAATTGTACAATTACCTTACAACTGGCGCGCCATTGCCAAAAAAACCCATCATGCTAACGTTTGATGATACCGACCTTGACCAGTTTACCATTGCTGCGCCTGAATTGAAAAAATACGGCTTTAAGGCGGTTTATTTTGTAATGACCGTATCTATTGGCCGCCCGCATTACATGACGGCCGACATGGTAAAAAAGCTATCTGACGATGGCAACGTGATTGGCAGCCATACCTGGGACCACCATCGCGTAGATAAATATTCGCACAACTCTAACTTAAAGATAATAGGTAAAAATGGTAAAATAACTAACAGGCCTGTTGACGATTGGGTTACCCAAATAGATAAACCAACCAAAAAGCTGGAAGAAATTACCGGCAAAAAAATAAACTACTTTGCATACCCCTTTGGCATATGGAAAAAGCCTGTACTGCCCGAGATACAAAATAAAGGGTTCAGGATAGCTTTCCAATTGGCTGATAAACGCGACCCCGATTATCCGTTAATGACGGTTAGGCGCATTTTAGACAGCGGCTACTGGAGCACCAAAACCTTTGGCAACTCGGTTAGGAACAGCTTCTAAAAAACAACAAAGCATAAATAAAATGGCCCTCCTTTGAATTACGAAAGAGGGCCATTTTATTTAATTATCTTTTTATATTTAACCATGATTTTTAGATACCCTGCCCCTATCATTCTGTTTATTGTTTTGTTTTGCGCGGCTTGCCAAAGTAAAAAAGCAGATACCACCACAACTGATATTGCCACACGGTCGCAGGCACTCATTACCGAGCATTTTAAATTGATGAACGAGCACGAGCTAAAATCATTATCGGCACAATATGCACCCAAGGCACGCATATCAACTGCCGAGTGGAAGGGAGTTACCACAGGCCCGTCAGGCGCCGATCAGATATTCCATTTAGAGTTTTATGTATCACCGGATGCCAAATACCTGGTAGATAATATGATAGTTAAAGATTCGACGGTGATAGTGGAGTACGATGTAATAGGCTTAAAGGATAAAGCTAACGGCGTAAGGTTTGATTTGCGCAAAGCCGGCATATTTAAAACCGACGGCACTTTAATACTCAGCGA
This portion of the Inquilinus sp. KBS0705 genome encodes:
- a CDS encoding glycoside hydrolase family 92 protein, which encodes MKKLLLLITLAFSLNSFAQKVGKIADPVEWINPLMGTQSKYDLSNGNTYPAIALPWGMNFWTPQTGKMGDGWQYTYDAYKINGFKQTHQPSPWMNDYGQFAIMPITGKLKVSQYGRASWFSHKAEVAKPYYYSVYLADHDITTEITPTERSAQFRFTYPKTDSSYIVIDAFDRGSYIKVIPGEKKIVGYSTKYARGPLKNFKNYFVIYVDKPITLAQVYSDSTLNDGLELSAKHASAVIGFKTQQGERVHLRVASSFISIEQAEVSLQREVGNDSFDATETKAKAVWNKTLSRLAVEGGSVDQTRTFYSCLYRMLFFPNKMYEVDAKGKIMHYSAQNGQILPGYKFAGTGFWDTFRALYPFLNLVYPSINKEMQEGLINDYKEGGWLPEWSSPGYSDVMVGNNSASVVADAYLKGGRGYDINKLYEALVHGANNDGPAATGRDGVQYYNDLGYVPYDVKINENAARTLEYAFDDFSIYKLGKALGKPASETDVYKKRSMNYKNLFDPSTGWMRGKNKDGKFQSPFSPYKWGDAFTEGNSLHYTWSVFHDIQGLIDLMGGKPKFVAKLDSIWTLPPIFDDSYYGEVIHEIREMQIAGMGQYAHGNQPIQHMIYLYNYAGQPWKTQLHVRDVMNKLYKATPDGYCGDEDNGQTSAWYIFSAMGFYPVCPGSNQYVIGAPLFSKVTVTLENGKQVVINAPNNSAANKYVNTLTVNGKPYDYNWLSHTALLQGSVLNFNMSAQPNKLRGTKPQDVPYSLSTEK
- a CDS encoding Gfo/Idh/MocA family oxidoreductase; translation: MRYIKAIVCLLLISGKLVAQTTPVAKPATAAPAAATVAVAPVVQLSTLKLGVAGLSHDHVHNILNDYKEGKVIIVGIAEPDKQLRDRYQKQYNLPDSILFDDLKKMVTAKKPQAVLGYNAVAKHIDIVEICAPLGISVMVEKPLAATLAQAKRMEFLALKYYIKLLTNYETTWYPSYEHVYNVAAKDSIGQIRKMVVHDGHQGPKEIGCSKEFVSWLTDPDLNGGGAIMDFGCYGADLMTWLMEGQKPIAVTAVTRHYKLQTYPKVDDDATIIIEYPTATGIIEASWNWPFSIKDLEVFGDEGYLHALDKDNVVFRLKDSSTTVKAAPLTQPSDNPSTYLQAVMQNRLLGITDRSSLKYNMIVMAILDAAKRSVAEGKRIVL
- a CDS encoding polysaccharide deacetylase family protein produces the protein MLKQFITVLSFCTLGIVSCQSKPAANQEKKGDSVATTSDSPVAKLSTGPIDKAAVMARKQVPIVCYHQIRDWKATDSKNAKDYIVQIAAFKEHIKMLADSGYHTILPDQLYNYLTTGAPLPKKPIMLTFDDTDLDQFTIAAPELKKYGFKAVYFVMTVSIGRPHYMTADMVKKLSDDGNVIGSHTWDHHRVDKYSHNSNLKIIGKNGKITNRPVDDWVTQIDKPTKKLEEITGKKINYFAYPFGIWKKPVLPEIQNKGFRIAFQLADKRDPDYPLMTVRRILDSGYWSTKTFGNSVRNSF